A genomic window from Vigna radiata var. radiata cultivar VC1973A unplaced genomic scaffold, Vradiata_ver6 scaffold_153, whole genome shotgun sequence includes:
- the LOC106752603 gene encoding uncharacterized protein LOC106752603: MDNYPFLDSQINYDFMSEFSSFLNEVGEGDYTDKFFTEQIFPSHVDLIEWVRKIAFKLVFVVVIIRSDIAIGEAGRKTFIVLCYERSEKYRKYKTNIQRSVSGTRKCECLFRLRGKPKGHGWVLKVMCGYHNHELTETLVGHPFAGRLNAAEQSILVDMTKSQVKFSNILLTLKEHNENDVTTIKQMYNVRYTNKRSLRGSRTEMQ; encoded by the coding sequence ATGGATAATTATCCATTTCTGGATTCTCAaatcaattatgattttatgtcggaattttcttcttttttaaatgaaGTCGGTGAGGGTGATTACACAGATAAGTTTTTCACTGAACAAATATTTCCATCACATGTCGATTTGATTGAATGGGTTCGAAAGATTGCATTCAAGCTTGTATTTGTTGTCGTGATTATAAGATCTGACATAGCAATTGGTGAAGCTGGAAGAAAGACATTCATTGTGTTATGTTATGAAAGGAGTGAGAAGTATAGGAAGTATAAGACAAATATTCAGCGTAGTGTATCTGGCACACGAAAATGTGAGTGTTTGTTTAGGTTGAGGGGTAAACCTAAAGGACACGGTTGGGTGTTAAAGGTTATGTGCGGCTATCACAACCATGAATTAACAGAGACTTTGGTTGGTCATCCTTTCGCAGGGAGGTTAAATGCTGCTGAACAGTCAATTCTTGTTGACATGACTAAGAGTCAAGTTAAGTtctcaaatattcttttgactCTTAAAGAACATAATGAAAATGACGTGACGACTATAAAACAAATGTATAACGTGAGATACACT
- the LOC106752604 gene encoding ethylene-responsive transcription factor RAP2-3-like, with product MITVDFDVVEEPCERVKNNRVIAKNGGARVRKNTYRGIKRRPWGKWVAEIRDPCKGVRVWLGTFATTEEVAHAYNDTVVLIRGDKAKLNFPEHHRHPPNMNNNPFLNPELT from the coding sequence ATGATTACTGTGGACTTTGATGTAGTGGAGGAGCCATGTGAGAGGGTCAAGAACAACAGAGTAATTGCAAAGAACGGTGGTGCGCGAGTACGGAAGAATACTTACAGAGGAATCAAGCGAAGGCCATGGGGCAAGTGGGTTGCGGAAATAAGGGATCCATGCAAGGGCGTTCGCGTGTGGCTCGGCACCTTCGCCACTACAGAAGAAGTCGCACACGCCTACAACGACACTGTCGTACTCATCCGCGGAGACAAGGCTAAGCTCAACTTCCCCGAGCATCACCGCCACCCACCCAACATGAACAACAACCCATTCCTCAACCCCGAGTTGACTTAG